GAACTCCTGGACACTCACCAGCCGCTTGGTAGCCGAGCGGGAGCGGATACGTCCTGCACCGTGGCAGATGGAATAATAATTCTCTTCCCCGCCGGGCTGGCCGACCATGATATAGGATGCGGTTCCCATCGAGCCGGGAATCAGCGCCGGATGTCCGGTCGCTGCATAAGGGCGCGGATTATCCGCATGCTCCGCAGGCAGAGCGCGGGTGGCCCCCTTACGGTGGACGAACTTGCTGCCTGAGGAGGTCTTCTCTTCCCAGGCGTAATTGTGCATCAGATCGTAAAGGGTACGCAGCTCGCACTTCGTGCCGAAGACGTCCCGGAAGCCCTCACGGACTCCATAAGCGATCAGGTGGCGGTTCACCACCGCATAGTTCAGTGCCGAGTACATCAGATTAACATAGCGCTGAGCCTGCGGGTGTGCCAGAGGCGCAAAGATCAGACGCGGGTCGGCGCTGCCCAGCCCCAGCTGGCCCATGGCCTTGGCGAACGCCGGGGTGCAGAACTGATTGACCATACCGCCCCAGGCCCGTGAGCCGGAGTGGATCATCACGGCAATCTGTCCGTCCTTCAGTCCCCAGGCTTCGGCTACTTCCCGCTGCTCCTCTGCGATCTCAATCGCCTGAATCTCTACGAAATGGTTGCCGCCGCCAAGAGTTCCGAGCTGGCGGTGGCCCCGGTGCCAAGCCATGTCCGGCAGCTCATTCAGAATCTCTTCATTGAAGCTGAGCTTGCTGATCTCCACGTGGGACAGCGCGCTCGATTTCTTCGGCGTGTAGCTGTCCGGGATATACTTATTAGGCAGGCCGTGCAGTCCCTTACGTACGATATTCTCCAGCCGGATATCGCTGTAGTGGCCGCGCTGTTGGGCCTCCATGGGCAGATACTTCTCAATGGCGCGAACCAGCTTGCGGCGCAGCTTCACCTCGCGCAGATCATCCATATGCAGGTTGGTCAGATGCACGCGCATCCCGCAGCCGATGTCGCTGCCCACAATGGACGGCGACACATAGCCTGATTCGGCATCCCAGACTGCGGTTGTACCGATGCAGGTTCCGACGCCTACATGCACATCCGGAGTGTAGCTCATATATTCGATGCCGGGAATCTGCAGATTATTGTTAGCCATCTCCAGGACCTTGTAATCCAGCGTCCCGAATAATTGCTCACTGGCGTAGATTTTGAGATCGCCGCCCGGAAGGGCCACCTCATGTTTATAGCGGGAGATCTCCTCCGCTTGTTGCTTCATGCTGTTCATATCTATTTTCATTTCCTCTCAGGTTGGGTTTCTGGTTTGGTTCCATAGGGGTTCAGCAAATTTCGAGTATCCAGGTACACAAAAAAGAGCCGCAGACCAGTTCTGATCATGCGGCTCCCGGCGCGCTAAGTGCAGCTTCCCGTTGAAGCTTGCACCCGTTCAAAGCACACCCGTATTCAGTTCAGACATCAGCAGCAATACCCTGTGCATTATGTCTTCCGGACGAAGGCGATGAGATCAGATCGTACATATGCGGTTGTCAGGTGTTCCTGCTGTCTGTTCCGTTCATTTGTTCCAATCATGACCCGTCAGCCTCCCTTCTCTAAATGATAAACCCAATAATATATGGCCTTGCAGCAGATTGTCAACCCTTATTCTGGGAAAGAATTATTTTACTTAAATTTGGACCAGTCCTGATTGCTGTTCTCCAGCAGGTGGCCGAAGTCGTTTTCCAGCCGCTTCTGCTCCGCCTTGCGCTTATCCTCGGCTGCCTTCAGGACAGCCTCCTTCTTGTCCCGTTCTTCTGCCTTGAGCGCGTCGGACTGCGCCTTTAGCTTCTCCAGCACCTCGCCGCTCAGCATATCCTTCAGGGTTGCCGGAGCATCGGTTGCCGCAGGGCGCGGAACCGGTGTATTCTTCTTCTTTTTTGCCATGGGAATCATCCTTTCATGCGGCTATAATCCTTCAAATTTGTTTTAGGTACAGGGAAATTCGTTTATAATGTACAGTAAGAGGTGAGCCTAATGAAATCCACAGAGTTATGTCCAAGATTACAAAAAAGCATGGATATTATCGGCAGACGCTGGACGGGCTTAATCATCTATCAGCTGCTCTCAGGCCCCCAGCGCTTCGGGGAAATCGAGTCCTCGCTGCCTGTCAGCGGCAGGCTGCTGTCCGAACGGCTGAAGGAGCTGGAGCAGGAAGGCATCGTGCTGCGCGAGGTGTTCCCTGAGACCCCCGTCCGCATCCAGTATTCACTTACAGGCAAAGGCCGGGCGCTGGAATCCGTCATCCGCGATCTTCAGGTCTGGTCGGAATCCTGGATTACAGAAGAGGAATGCCGTTCCGCCTTCAGCGCTCCTCCGCACCCTTAGTAAAGCCTGTCTAATTATATATTTACAGCTTGCGGCCAATGATGACCAGATCGCGGGGGATACCGTCAAGCACCGCAACTCCCGGCAAAAGCCCCCACTCCTTGAAGCCAAACTTCCGCAGCAGGGCGAGGCTGGGCTCATTATGGCCAAATACGAACCCGACCAGATTCTGCAGCCCAAGGCGCGGACATTCCTCCACCGCCTTGGCGAGCAGAATGCTTCCCGCACCGCTCCCGCGGAATTTCTCATTTACATAGACACTAATCTCTGCTGTTCCATTATAGGCCGGACGGCCGTAGAAGGACTGGAAGCTGAACCAGGCCGCGATCTCGCCGCCCTGTCTCAGTACCCACAGCGGCCGGTGATGGCTGTTATGCTCATGGAACCACCCCACCCGCTCCTCTACGCTTACCGGCTCAAGATCCGCAGTTACCACTCTTCCGGCAACCGTCGAATTATAGATCTCCACAATTGCTTCCAAATCCTCTATTATTGCATCCTCTATACTGTAAGCCTGCCAATTCATGCTGTATATCCTCCTAATTGTGGTATGAGCATCCGTAGTACTGTATCAGATCTAAACGTGTGAGAATTACTTTGACCCATCGCGCTTGCTGAAGGCTTACTGCGCCCTGGTTATAGTGCAAGGGTAGGCTTAATTGCAATCTGTACAACTAAATCGCCGGATGTGCTGCCGAATCCTTGTTTAGCTGTATTTTGTACAACTAAAATGCCACTATACCAGGATTTTGGCCCATTGTGGCAGATTTAGTTGTACGAATTACAATTAAAAGAGGAAAGTCTTCCATCTCCCTGGTTTTAGTTGTATAAACTACATCTATCTCTGAGCGTTCGCTACGAACCGAATCAATTCCTTCCTCCATGGGGTTCTTTACTTGCTAAAGGTGGCTTTCTTCCAGAATAGGAGTTCATCCGTCCGTTACACCGAGTCCCTCAGCAGAGTGAATATGAGACCATTACCGGACCTTAACGAGCCAGCGTCTCATTCGCACTGCAGTCATTCGGATGCTGTAGGCGCTGGAACGATAGTAACTGCATTTTGTACAATGGAATGCTGTAAAAAAGGCTTTAAAATAGAATCTAGTGTATTCCGTACAATGGAATGTTGAAAACAGGCCATTTTTTACCCAAAACACAACATTCTACTGTATAAAATACAATAGAATCTCATTTTACGGTCAGTAATCCATTTTCTATTGCAGGAAATACAATCACCTACTTGAATGTAAGAGCAGAAATCGGTAACGGGTGCAGGATCAGCCCAATATCTAGCTCGATGTTCGTGCTCAGCCTTTAACACACTTGAGGTTCATTCTTACAGTTTTAAAGTTGATGCTCTAGTAGTGGAATCACTTGTTTAGATCTGAATGGTCTAGCAGAGTAATTATACTTCAAACCGGTCTTATTACGCAGCAGTTCCACAGGTGCAGCAATGCTGAACCAACCCTATTGAAAGAGCATTACTCAAGCCCCGTCTGCTCCAGACTCCACTTCCATAATCGTGCGCCCGCTTCTGTATCCTCCGCCCGCGGCGTCAGTTCCTTGATCTTGCGGCGGTAATAATATTGCCCGCTTACCCCGTCCAGCTCCGGCACAGTCGCCAGCAGGATGGCCGTATCTGCTCCCTGCTCAGGTGTCAGGAAGAAGCGGGACAGCAGCTTCAGTACTCCGCGCCCAAAACCAGTCTCCCGGTTCACCCCGATACTCGTCCCCACCGCGCCCGGATGCAGACAATTCACCGTAACCCGGGTATCCTTCAAGCGCGCAGCCAGCTCACGGGTGAACAGAATATTCGCCAGCTTGGAGCGGGCGTATGCCTTCGCCGGATTGAAGCCGCGGGATAACGTATGATCCTCCAGGTACAGCTTGCCGAGCTTATATGCTCCCGAAGCCACAACCACAATCCGGCCCTGTTCAGCAGCCTTGAGATTATCCAGCAGCAGATGGGTCAGCAGGAAGTGCCCCAGATGATTCACGCCCAGGTCCAGCTCGTAGCCGTCCGCCGTCAGCTCACGCTTCAGTGCTACCACTCCTGCGTTATTAATTAGAACATCCAGTACAGGATACTCGGCAGTGAACTCCCCGGCAAAAGCGCGGATGCTATCGAAGGAAGCGAGATCGCACAGCATCAGCCGGATCTGGCTGGATCCGCTCTGCCGCACAGCATCGGCAAGCGCTTCTTCCCCCCGCTTAAGGCTGCGGCAGGCCATAATGACAGTAGCCCCTCTGCGGGCCATTTCTACGGTTGTAGCCAGCCCCATCCCGGAGTTGGCGCCGGTGATCAGCACTGTTTTTCCTTGCATGGACATCTTCCCCTCTCCTGCATACAGGCCCTAGCGGCAATTGTGCCGGGCTGGCCTAATCCGAGTAAGTATATGCGTTAAGCTCATGTTACATCATTTCAGAGGGTTAACATAGTCCAAAAACCGCCACTCTTCACTTCCAGTCCGGACGCAGCGCAATCAGCCGGTCATCCTGCGCCTGTGGGCCGCCTCTGCCGTCGCGGTTGTTGGTCATAAGGTACAGGGTGCCATCCGGCCCTTCCGCCACATTGCGGATTCGTCCGTACTTTTCCTTGAACAGACTGGTTATTGAAGGTGCTTCGCCCGCTGGCGGCAGCGATACCCTTAGGAGCTGCTGCCCGGCCAGACTGGCAACCAGCAGCTCACCGGCCCAGGGTCCCTGCGTAATGAAGGTCATTCCTGACGGAGCCCAAGTCTCCTCACCGCTGTGGGCCAGCGGAGCTGTCAGCTTCGGCTGACCCTCTCCGGTCTCATCGCCTTCGATCAGCGGCCAGCCATAGTTGGCTCCGGCCTTGATTAGGTTCAGCTCATCATGACTGGACTGGCCATGCTCGGAGCTGTAGAGCGCGCCGCTCTCCGGCTGCCAGGCCAGCCCCTGGGCATTGCGGTGACCCATGCTGTAGACCGGCGAGCCGGGCCACGGGTTGTCTTCGGGGATGGAGCCGCCGGGCGTAATCCGCAGGATTTTGCCGCCCAGACTATTCTTGTCCTGCGCCAGCTCCGGCTCATAGCGGTCACCTGTGGTGATGTACAAATTCCCGTCCGGCCCGAGCTTGATCCGTCCGCCGTTATGATTGGTGTCGCCCGGTATGTGATCCAGCAGAACCCGGCTGATCTCTGCTGCTTCTCTTCCAATCTGAATCTGCAGCACCCGGTTCGCCGGTTCGCCCTCTTCCGTGCGGTAGGTGTGATAGACATAAGCCCGTCCGTTCTGCTCAAAATCAGCATCAAGCGCAAGCCCCAAGAGCCCGCCTTCTCCCTTGCTGACAAAAGGTTCCGAGAGCTTCAGCAGCGGAGTATCGCGCAGCTTGCCGTTCTCCATGACACGCAGGCTGCCGGAACGCTCGGTAATGAAAATCCGTCCATCCGCTGCAAACGCCATCTCCCAGGGAACCTCAAGGCCCCTGGCTACAGTCTCAGCAGTATAGGGTAAATCCGGGGATACACCCGGAGCTTCATCAGGCTGGGCGTTGACCGGCGGACTGCCTTCTGCCCCATTCTCCTGCAGACTATCCTCCTGTGCAGCGGGAGTGCAGGCTGACAGCAATGTCATCATCAAGACCAGTGTTACACGCAGCAGACAGGTACGGGAGAGCAGCCGTATTTTGGTTACAGCCATGTTTCTAACCTCCTTCAGGTATTATCAAATCCTGATTGTGGCAACTATTACCCTGTGCTTCTCTCCCTCAAACGACTGAGGCTGCAGTGATAACGGGAGGTGCAGCATCCATTTTTATGAATTATAATGGGAACATTGCTGTTCAAGCGTGTAGATGAAAGGGGAACTATTGAAATGAATGCAGCTCTGCAACAACTGGAGCAGGACATGACAGCCGCAAGCCTGGATGCCCTGCTCGTAACCGATCCCAAGCATGTGTACTATTTGACGGGCTTTGCCAGCAACCCGCATGAACGTTTTCTGGGCCTGCTGCTGATCCGGGGCGAAGAACCGGTGCTGATCGTTCCGGCGCTGGACGCCGAAGCCGCGCATGCCGCCTCCTCGGTGAAGACGATTCTGACACACAGCGACACGGACAACCCGTATGCTCTGCTGAAGTCTCGCTTCGGCAGTGTAAGTCCGGGCAGCATCGGCATCGAGAAGGAACACTTCTCGCTCAGCCGTTATGAGCTGCTCGCAGAAGCGGTCGCCGCCGGTTCCTACCAGGATATCGGCCATCTGCTCCGGGCGATGCGCGCGGTCAAGACCCCGGAGGAAGTGCGTATCATGAAGCATGCCGCCGAGCTGGTGGAGGAGGTTCTCCGCCAAGGCCTGGCGCATGTCAAAGCCGGAGTCAGCGAGATTGAACTGGTAGCGGAGCTGGAGTATCTGATGAAAAAAGCCGGCGCCTCCGGCCCCTCCTTCGACACGATGGTGCTGTCCGGTTCGAACACGGCCCTGCCGCACGGCGTACCAGGCGAACGCCTGATTCAGCCGGGCGGCCTGTTAATGTTCGACCTGGGTGTCTATGCCGGAGGCTACGCCTCGGACATTACACGCACCTTCGCCGTGGGGGAAGTAGACAGCACGCTGCGAGACATCTACAATACTGTGCTCGCCGCTAACGAAGCGGGTATTGCCGCTTCTGTAGCTGGAGCGACCTTCGGTTCTGTCGACAAGGCCGCACGTGATGTGATTGATGCCGCAGGTTACGGGAAGTACTTCATGCACCGTGTCGGACACGGGCTGGGCATGGATACCCATGAGTATCCTTCGCTGCACGGGCTGAATACGGATATTATCCGGAACGGCAACGTCTTCACCGTAGAGCCGGGGATTTATGTGCCGGGTCTCGGCGGTGTGCGCATTGAGGACGATGTGCTGGTCACCGCCGAAGGTCCGCAGACGCTGACCAGCTTCCCCAAAGAATGGACAGTGCTTAACCTGTAATTCTGCCGAACGTTCAGGAAGCTTCAAGTTAGCGCGCGAGTCCGCTATACATCACGGCACACAAAAGCCCCAGTCTCCCGATCTTCGGGGCTGGGGCTTTAATCGTCGGGAGGCTTACTCCCGGATAACAGACTTCTGCTCATCTTCGGCGAATTTGAAGGAACGGCCCAGATACAGCACCGGCGTGCCGGCGGCCGTGAGAATGAACTTGGACAGGTAGGTGGTCAGCAGAATCTCGGTCCACACCTTCATGTCATAGGTCCCGGCAAAAGCAATCGTACAGAAGATCAGCGTATCGACAAAGGAGCTGATCATCGTGCTGCCGTTCGAGCGAATCCATAGCTGCTTAGAGCTGCCGTAATATTTTCGTATCCAGGCATAGAGCCGTACATCCAGGAACTGGCTGATAAAATAAGCGGTCAAACTGCCCAGCGCAAGTCTCGGCATCAGGCCAAATATCCTCTGCAGTGCGGCTTGGGCAATGTCCGTCTCCTGAGGCTTGAACACAAGCACCATCTGCATAATGACGGTCGTCATGAGCAGTGTGAAGAAGCCGAACCACACGGCGCTCCGCGCTTCAGCCCGGCCGTACCGCTCATTGAGCAGGTCACTGGTCATATAGAGCGTGACATACATCGTATTGCCCAGCGTCATTACAATATCGAACGGCATCGCAATGGTCTTAGCCACCTGGATATTAGCGACTACGGTCGCCATGCCGACCCAGGCGTAGAGCCCTTTTTTACCGAATAAGCGGTAGCACAGCAGAAAAAACACAAAATTAACGACAACAAAACAAACGCCCCACAACAAGTTAAACATAATGCCTGGTATTCCTCCTAGTTTTGGTTACGCGGGATGGTTACGAACCGCGGATCACAGTTAAGAAACAAAACATAACTACTCTATCACATACAAAGCTAACATGCTATGAAATTTTAAATTTTCAGAAAAGCAGCAATTCCTTGCTTCTTTTTGCCGAAATAGTGATAGAGTCATTAAATATTCAGGTATTTCTGAAAATAATGCAGCAAATAGCAATTTTTCACTATTCAACCGGAGGTTAATTCTATAGAATATGGAGATTAAGATGCATTTCACGTAAAAAGGAGCGAATGCCATGTTTGGCTTCAAAAAATCAATTAGCCGCAAGTTTACGCTGTTGCTGTTCGTCGTTCTGCTACTCACTTCTCTTACGCTGAGTATCAGCTTCTACATTATATCTATCGGCACCATTAACAGCTATGTCATTCCGCAGATCGACAAGTCTCTGAGTGCCGCAGCCCAGGATGCCTATAAGAACCTGAATGCAACCAGTGCGCAGCAGACCCTGAACAAGAATGAGCAGGCCAGGACCAACGTCGAATTCTATCTGGAGGATAAGCGTAAAAAGCTGGATGTGGATACGATCTTCCTCATCAATCTGAAGGATGGCCAGGCCACTGTCCTGACCGCAGATCATGGTGCCAAGCTCAAACCGGATGAAGCGATAGAAGTAACGCCTGCCATGGAGCAAGCCTCCAAAGGAAAAACAGGACTTAGTGAAATGTATAGTGATAGCCACGGTATACATAAAAGTGCCTATGTCGGCATTCCCGGAACAACCATGATTGTTGCCGCAAGCGCAGATATGGACTTCGTCAAAGACAAGATGAGCAGCATCCTGTGGACAAGCGCAGGTATTACCCTGTTGGCATTGGTGGTAGGGGTTACTGCCGCAGGCTTCATGAGCCGCAGAATTACCCGCCCGATCACTAAGCTTGCTGCCTACAGCAACAAGCTGGCAAGCGGCGACTTCACCGAAGCGTTGACTCTCAAAGGTACGGATGAAGTTGGACAGCTCTCCGAGAGCTTCCGCATCATGAGTGAACGCCTGAAGGAGATGATCGGACATGTGCTGGATACCTCCGGGACC
The window above is part of the Paenibacillus sp. FSL H8-0048 genome. Proteins encoded here:
- a CDS encoding RtcB family protein; the encoded protein is MKQQAEEISRYKHEVALPGGDLKIYASEQLFGTLDYKVLEMANNNLQIPGIEYMSYTPDVHVGVGTCIGTTAVWDAESGYVSPSIVGSDIGCGMRVHLTNLHMDDLREVKLRRKLVRAIEKYLPMEAQQRGHYSDIRLENIVRKGLHGLPNKYIPDSYTPKKSSALSHVEISKLSFNEEILNELPDMAWHRGHRQLGTLGGGNHFVEIQAIEIAEEQREVAEAWGLKDGQIAVMIHSGSRAWGGMVNQFCTPAFAKAMGQLGLGSADPRLIFAPLAHPQAQRYVNLMYSALNYAVVNRHLIAYGVREGFRDVFGTKCELRTLYDLMHNYAWEEKTSSGSKFVHRKGATRALPAEHADNPRPYAATGHPALIPGSMGTASYIMVGQPGGEENYYSICHGAGRIRSRSATKRLVSVQEFSQSMKVGTEDEIVVNQHSLESIIDESPQAYKNVDEIIESVTGAGLAAVVAKCKPLAAIKGTK
- a CDS encoding YqkE family protein, with translation MAKKKKNTPVPRPAATDAPATLKDMLSGEVLEKLKAQSDALKAEERDKKEAVLKAAEDKRKAEQKRLENDFGHLLENSNQDWSKFK
- a CDS encoding winged helix-turn-helix transcriptional regulator; protein product: MKSTELCPRLQKSMDIIGRRWTGLIIYQLLSGPQRFGEIESSLPVSGRLLSERLKELEQEGIVLREVFPETPVRIQYSLTGKGRALESVIRDLQVWSESWITEEECRSAFSAPPHP
- a CDS encoding GNAT family N-acetyltransferase, whose product is MNWQAYSIEDAIIEDLEAIVEIYNSTVAGRVVTADLEPVSVEERVGWFHEHNSHHRPLWVLRQGGEIAAWFSFQSFYGRPAYNGTAEISVYVNEKFRGSGAGSILLAKAVEECPRLGLQNLVGFVFGHNEPSLALLRKFGFKEWGLLPGVAVLDGIPRDLVIIGRKL
- a CDS encoding SDR family oxidoreductase gives rise to the protein MQGKTVLITGANSGMGLATTVEMARRGATVIMACRSLKRGEEALADAVRQSGSSQIRLMLCDLASFDSIRAFAGEFTAEYPVLDVLINNAGVVALKRELTADGYELDLGVNHLGHFLLTHLLLDNLKAAEQGRIVVVASGAYKLGKLYLEDHTLSRGFNPAKAYARSKLANILFTRELAARLKDTRVTVNCLHPGAVGTSIGVNRETGFGRGVLKLLSRFFLTPEQGADTAILLATVPELDGVSGQYYYRRKIKELTPRAEDTEAGARLWKWSLEQTGLE
- a CDS encoding PQQ-dependent sugar dehydrogenase, giving the protein MAVTKIRLLSRTCLLRVTLVLMMTLLSACTPAAQEDSLQENGAEGSPPVNAQPDEAPGVSPDLPYTAETVARGLEVPWEMAFAADGRIFITERSGSLRVMENGKLRDTPLLKLSEPFVSKGEGGLLGLALDADFEQNGRAYVYHTYRTEEGEPANRVLQIQIGREAAEISRVLLDHIPGDTNHNGGRIKLGPDGNLYITTGDRYEPELAQDKNSLGGKILRITPGGSIPEDNPWPGSPVYSMGHRNAQGLAWQPESGALYSSEHGQSSHDELNLIKAGANYGWPLIEGDETGEGQPKLTAPLAHSGEETWAPSGMTFITQGPWAGELLVASLAGQQLLRVSLPPAGEAPSITSLFKEKYGRIRNVAEGPDGTLYLMTNNRDGRGGPQAQDDRLIALRPDWK
- a CDS encoding M24 family metallopeptidase is translated as MNAALQQLEQDMTAASLDALLVTDPKHVYYLTGFASNPHERFLGLLLIRGEEPVLIVPALDAEAAHAASSVKTILTHSDTDNPYALLKSRFGSVSPGSIGIEKEHFSLSRYELLAEAVAAGSYQDIGHLLRAMRAVKTPEEVRIMKHAAELVEEVLRQGLAHVKAGVSEIELVAELEYLMKKAGASGPSFDTMVLSGSNTALPHGVPGERLIQPGGLLMFDLGVYAGGYASDITRTFAVGEVDSTLRDIYNTVLAANEAGIAASVAGATFGSVDKAARDVIDAAGYGKYFMHRVGHGLGMDTHEYPSLHGLNTDIIRNGNVFTVEPGIYVPGLGGVRIEDDVLVTAEGPQTLTSFPKEWTVLNL
- a CDS encoding queuosine precursor transporter, with the translated sequence MFNLLWGVCFVVVNFVFFLLCYRLFGKKGLYAWVGMATVVANIQVAKTIAMPFDIVMTLGNTMYVTLYMTSDLLNERYGRAEARSAVWFGFFTLLMTTVIMQMVLVFKPQETDIAQAALQRIFGLMPRLALGSLTAYFISQFLDVRLYAWIRKYYGSSKQLWIRSNGSTMISSFVDTLIFCTIAFAGTYDMKVWTEILLTTYLSKFILTAAGTPVLYLGRSFKFAEDEQKSVIRE